One window of the Dreissena polymorpha isolate Duluth1 chromosome 5, UMN_Dpol_1.0, whole genome shotgun sequence genome contains the following:
- the LOC127882213 gene encoding protein lifeguard 2-like: MFNASDASKPEPPQYNSLYPPEGKVSSSISDPAYPPPPSYPPPTSPLPVPAPQSPVFGLGNNRVDVEEQFNTNSFSDAAVRRGFIRRVYLLLFAMLMFTFAIVMVFTLVQPISTFVRKNPAFFYSSFGVLFLVFLLIFFIKDTYGRKHPWNLILLGVFTLAFTYMAATLSSFFTTDSVIVAAAMTAAICLSITLFSIQTKIDFTLCSSLIFCVCLVLLYFAIACLVLRFGMVNGRVLDAVYGGAFTLVMSLVLVIDTQQIVGGKRLEMNPEEYVFGALILYIDVIYIFILLLAAFGKSD; this comes from the exons ATGTTTAACGCTTCGGATGCATCCAAGCCCGAGCCCCCTCAGTATAACTCCCTGTACCCGCCCGAGG GTAAAGTTTCGTCGTCTATCAGCGATCCCGCGTATCCACCTCCGCCGTCATATCCGCCACCCACATCGCCGCTTCCGGTTCCGGCACCTCAATCGCCCGTCTTCGGACTGGGAAACAACCGAGTCGATGTCGAAGAACAGTTCAATACAAACAGCTTCTCTGACGCTGCTGTCCGTAGAGGATTTATACGCAGG GTGTATCTGTTGCTGTTTGCAATGCTCATGTTCACGTTTGCCATAGTCATGGTCTTTACACTTGT GCAGCCGATATCGACGTTTGTTCGAAAGAACCCAGCGTTTTTCTATTCGTCTTT TGGAGTGCTCTTCCTCGTGTTTCTTCTCATCTTTTTCATTAAAGACACTTACGG GCGGAAGCACCCTTGGAACCTCATACTCCTAGGTGTtttt ACCCTGGCGTTTACATACATGGCGGCCACACTAAGCAG CTTCTTCACCACGGACAGCGTGATTGTTGCGGCCGCCATGACAGCTGCCATATGTCTGTCAATCACGCTGTTCTCTATCCAGACAAAG ATTGACTTCACGTTGTGCAGCAGTCTCATATTTTGTGTCTGTCTTGTTCTTCTCTACTTCGCCATCGCCTGCTTGGTGTTGCGGTTCGGCATGGTGAACGGACGG GTACTGGACGCAGTATATGGGGGAGCTTTTACCCTGGTCATGTCACTA GTGCTGGTGATTGACACTCAGCAGATAGTCGGCGGCAAGAGACTCGAGATGAACCCGGAGGAGTACGTGTTTGGGGCGCTCATTCTCTATATCGACGTCATATACATCTTCATACTCCTTCTAGCAGCTTTCGGCAAGTCTGACTAA